The genomic window GATAAGAATCACACTTAAAATAATTTTTCGCATAGTTATTTAGTTTTAAATTTTTTATAAAAGTATAAAATGATTCAATACCCCATAAAAAAATAGGGATTGGTGTTTAATTTTTGTTAAATTTAAAATTTAACCCCTATGATTTTGCGTGAAATTCTTAAAACAAACTTAAAATTTACAATTTGACAACATTTTTTTTTCACTTACTGTCATTCTTGATAATTTTTGGGGTAATTGATTGCTATTTTTTGTAGGATAATAGATATTTGTTGTTTAAAAAATGCTCTATACATGTTGTAAAGGATATTTTTTAATCTTTTTAACAATTTTGATGATTATAATATAAGAATGGGAAATAGAAGAATTAAATGGGGAATAGTAGGATTGGGAAACATTGCAAGCCAATTTGCGTCAGACTTATTATTGGTTGAAAACGCTGAGCTGACAGCAGTTGCTTCAAGAGATTTAGCTAAAGCCGAGGAATTTGGAGGAAAATTTAATGCTTCAAGAATATACAATTCTTATGATTTGCTTTTTGAAGATTCGGAAGTTGAGGTTGTTTACATCGCAACTCCTCATAATTCGCATGCCGAATTATCTATAAAAGCATTAGAAAGCGGTAAACATGTGCTTTGCGAAAAGCCAATGTCTTTATCTTATCAAGATGCACAAAGAATGATAGAAGCGTCTAAAAAAAATAATGTATTCTTTATGGAAGCTTTTTGGACAAGATTTATCCCTTCACTTCAAGATGTTCTTCAGAAAATTGGCAATGGAATAATAGGAGATATCAATTATATAAAAGCTGATTTTGCCTTTCACGGAAGTGAAATAGAAAACAAAAGACTTTTTGATAAAGAATTGGGTGGCGGAGCTTTGTTTGATATTGGGGTTTATCCTTTATTTCTGTCTTATATATTATTAGGAAAACCAAAAGAGATTACTGCAAAAGCAATCAAGCATAAAAATGATATCGATTTGCAGACTTCGATGATTTTGCAATACGAAACAGCTCAATCTGTTTTGCATGCTTCAATAGTTTCTGAATCTGATATGAAAGCGATCATTTCAGGAACAAAAGGTCGAATAGAATTAAATGCTCCGTGGTTTGTTGCCGATGGTTATTCTCTATTTATAAATGAAGAAAAAGAAGCCACTTTTACTTTACCAGCTTTAGGAAAAGGATATTCTCATGAAATAATCGAATGTCAAAATTGTATTCTGAATAATGAAATTGAAAGTACACTTTGGTCGCATCAGAATTGTTTGGATTTGAGTGGAATTGTTGAGGAGATTAAAAATCAAATCGGGTTGCCTTTTTAGAATTAAATTATTTTGTAATAAAATATTTACATTTAATTATTTTTTCATTAGTTTTAAAAACAATTAATGAAAGGATAATTTATGTTAGTAAAAGTTTACGGAAGTGCCGTATTTGGAGTTGAGGCCACAACCATTACAGTTGAGGTTCATATGGATAAAGGGATTGGTTATCATTTAGTTGGACTTCCAGATAATGCTATAAAAGAAAGCAGTTTTAGAATTGCCGCTGCTTTAAAAAATAACGGGTTTAATTTTCCAGGAAAGAAAATTACAGTAAATATGGCGCCTGCCGATCTTCGAAAAGAAGGATCTTCATACGATTTGACATTGGCAATGGGAATTCTGGTTGGTTCAGATCAGATCAAAGCTCCTGAAATTGAACGTTATATTATTATGGGAGAACTTTCTCTCGATGGAAGCTTACAGCCTATTCGCGGAGCATTGCCCATTGCAATCAAAGCCAAAGAAGAAGGTTATAAAGGATTTTTTCTCCCAGTCCAAAATGTAAAAGAAGCGGCTATTGTAGCAGGTTTAGATGTGTATGGAGTTTCTAATCTTCAAGAAATAGTTGATTTTTTTAAAGGAAAAGGAACGTTAGAACCCACAGTTATTGATACACGCGCAGAATTTTATAAAACATTAGATTTTCCAGAACATGATTTTTCAGATGTTCGCGGACAAGAAAGCATTAAACGCTGTATGGAAATCGCAGCTGCTGGCGGACATAATATTATTTTGATTGGTCCACCTGGAGCAGGAAAAACCATGCTGGCAAAACGTGTTCCGAGCATTTTACCGCCCATGACTTTGCGTGAAGCATTGGAAACCACTAAAATTCATAGCGTTGCAGGAAAATTAAAAGAAGTCGGATTGATGAATCAAAGGCCTTTTAGAAGTCCGCATCATACTATTTCTAATGTTGCTCTGGTTGGCGGCGGAAGTTATCCTCAGCCGGGAGAAATCTCGATGGCGCACAACGGTGTTTTATTTTTGGATGAATTGCCAGAATTTAAACGTGATGTTTTAGAAGTCATGCGTCAGCCGTTAGAAGATCGTGAAGTGACTATTTCGCGTGCAAAATTTACCATAACTTATCCTTCGTCTTTTATGTTGGTGGCAAGTATGAATCCAAGTCCGAGCGGATTTTTTAACGATCCTAGTATGCCAAATACTTCTTCGCCACACGAAATGCAGCGTTATATGAGTAAAATTTCGGGACCACTATTAGACCGAATAGATATTCATATAGAAGTTACGCCCGTTCCGTTTGAGAAATTATCAGATGAGCGAAAATCAGAAAGCAGTGTAGAAATTCGTAAACGAGTTACAGCAGCAAGAGAAATTCAAACCAAGCGATTTGAAGCTGTAGAAAATGTTCATTATAATGCTCAAATGAGCAGTAAACTGATTCGAGAATATTGTGTTTTGGATGAGCCTTCAAAAGAATTGCTAAAAACAGCCATGGAAAGACTGAATCTCTCCGCAAGAGCTTATGATAGAATTCTGAAAGTTTCGAGAACCATCGCCGATTTAGATCATTCTGAAAATATTGTTTCTTCTCATATTGCTGAAGCGATTCAATACAGAAGTTTGGATAGAGAAGGGTGGCTAGGTTAAAAAAAAAATAGATTTCATTTTTTAACCAAGCATTTTAGTTTTCTTAAAATTCAATGATTCATTCTGATGTTTAAAATGAATGTTTTATTTAGAAATTGATAAAAAAAGTAGCGTAAAATTTATAATCTGATAAATATCATATCAAAGCGCAAAATTTTCTTATAAGTTTGAAATAAAAATAAGGGAATGTTATGATAAAGATTTTAAATTATTTATTGCCACCTCGTAAATGGGTACCCTTTGTTATAATGGCAACTGGAATAGGAATGGGCTTGTTTGCTTACTTATTGTATGTTTCAAATGCGGTGTCCTATCTTTCAGATGATCCAAAAACGTGCGTTAACTGCCATGTAATGACTCCTTTTTATGCTACATGGCAGCATAGTTCGCATGCACGGGTTACAACTTGTAATGATTGTCATGTACCGCACAATAATGCACTAAACAAATACTTCTTTAAAGCAAAAGATGGAATCTATCATGCTACTGTTTTTACATGGCGAGCAGAGCCTCAGGTAATTCATATTAAAGAAGCAGGAACAGATGTGGTTCAAAAAAATTGTCAGCGTTGTCATGGTGATCTTAACTCAAATGTCAGCACGCTTGGAGTTACACTTGAAACTAAACAACATGGAGAAGGAAAATTATGCTGGGATTGTCATAGAGAAGTACCGCATGGAAAGGTTAATAGTTTATCATCTGTTCCCAATGCTCAGGTTCCTCTGTTAGAATCACCTGTTCCAGCATGGCTTCAAAAGCAGACTGATAGTATTGCCGCTGCAAAAAAAGAAAACACAAATCAAACCAAATAAAATAAAAAAAGGGATAATTAAAAAGATATAATTATGGCACCACTAAAAGAAATTATTAAAAGCAAACCATGGTTAGGATGGGTTATGTTTGGAGTTACAATGCTTGCTGTGTTTATGCTGGGTTTATTAGTTAACAGTGTAATGGAGAGGCGTACAGAAGCTTTATTTGTAAATAAGACATTAGCTCCTGTAGGAGAATTTGAATCAAAAAATGAAGTGTGGGGAGCCAATTATCCTCGTGAGTTTCAAACTTATTATGAAACGGCTGATACTACTTTTGCTAGTAAATACGGAGGAGGAAAAATGAGAGATATGCTTCATGATGATCCTAGAATGGTTGTTCTATGGGCTGGTTATGCTTTCTCTAAAGATTATAATCAAGGAAGAGGACACTTTTATGCTCTAGAAGATATCTACAATACCTTAAGAACAGGAGCTCCAAAAGGGCCTCAGGATGGTCCTCAGCCATCAAGCTGTTGGGTATGTAAATCTCCAGATGTACCTCGCATGATGGATAAATTAGGGATCGATGAATTTTATAAACAGACATGGGCGGCTTTAGGACCTGAAATTGTAAACCCTATTGGTTGTGCTGATTGTCACGATTCTAAAACAATGAATCTTAAAATTACACGCCCTGCTTTAATAGAGGCATATAAAGAACAGGGAAAAGATATTACAAAGGCAACTCATAATGAAATGCGTTCACTTGTTTGCGCACAATGCCACGCAGAATATTACTTTGATAAGAAATCAGTTGAAGGAGCGGCAAGAGTGAAATTTCCTTGGAAAAATGGTATGACGGTAGAGAATATGGAGAAATACTACGACGATATTGAGTTCTCTGATTTTACACATGCATTAAGTAAAGCACCAATTCTTAAGGCACAGCACCCAGATTATGAAATTCATCAAATGGGAATTCACGGACAAAGAGGTGTTTCTTGTGCAGATTGTCATATGCCATACAAAAGTGAAGGAGGGCAAAAGTTTACCGATCATAAAATACAATCTCCTCTTAATAATGTAGCTAATTCTTGTCAGGTTTGTCACCGTGAAGAAGAGAAAAAATTAGTTGCAAATGTTAACGAGCGTCAAGATAAAATCCATCAAATACGTATTGAGCTTGAAGATCAATTGGTAAAAGCGCATTTAGAAGCAAAATTAGCATGGGATAAAGGAGCAACTGACGCACAAATGAAAGATGTGCTTAAATTAATTCGTCAGGCACAATGGCGTTGGGATTTTACAGCCGCATCTCACGGAGGATCATTCCACGCACCACTTGAAACTGCAAGAGTTATTACAAATGGCTTAAACAAAGCAGCTGAAGCAAGAATTGGTTTAAGTAAAATATTAGCATCATTAGGGCAAACTGGGCCAATACAATACCCTGACATTTCAACTAAAGAAAAAGCGCAGAAATTTATAGGTCTGGATATGACAAAAGAAAAAGCTAATAAGGCTGAATTCAAAAAAACAGTTTTACCAAAATGGCTTGAAGAAGCAAAGAAAAAATAAGCACGGCTAAACGCTGTAAATAATATTGAAAAGGGTTCGAACAAATGATTCAGAATTTGTGAGAACCCCTTTTCAGATTATATTTTTCAAATTCGAAACAAGAATGGAAATATTTAATTTAGAAAAACACAAACCTGTTAAAAAGAAGCTTTGGAATTACCCTTGGAATTATAAAGAATCTTTCATCATTGCCATAGGATTATTGTTTACAGGCTACTTATTGCAGGTTTCAACAAGAACCAATATAAAAGCTATAGGTGCTCCTGTAAATTATATAATTGGAGGGGTTTTTATTGGAATGCTTCTTTTGCTTCATTTTACCAGCAGATCACATCCATGGGTAAAATGGTTAAGATCTGTTCCTGCATCGGTTAGTGCTATAGGTTTGGTTTTAATTCAGGCTGTAATCATGGGAACGCTTCCGCAGCAAAATTTTGTTGAAGGAGTAAAACCAGACGCATTTGGTTTTTCATTTGTATTGAACAGCTGGCCGTTTTTAATTGCTCAATTGTATTTTCTTACTACACTGGGACTTGCAACACTTAACAGAATGACGCCCTGGCAATGGAAAAACTGGGGGTTTGTATTGAATCATTTAGGTCTTTTTATTGCCATGACGGCAGGGATTTTAGGAAGCGGAGATTTAAAACGCTATACGATGAAGTTATACGAAAATCAATTGGTATGGGGAGCAGAAACTGAAAAAGGAGTTATGATACCAATGCCTTTAGCTTTTGAACTTACCAGTTTTGATATGGAAACTTTTGCGCCAAAACTGGCATTTGCAGACATAAAAAACAATAGTATCGAAACCAAAGGAGTTAACGCTCTTAGAATGATTGCAAAAGGTGATAGTTATGACTATAAAGGCTATAAAATTAAAGTTGTTGATTATATCGAAAACAGCAAATTTACAGGCAACGGCTATTTTCATGTAAACGAAGAAGGAGCAGCGCCATCTGCTTTGATCGAAGTGAAATCGGCCGTTATAGATACTACCGCTTGGATCAGCTGTGGTAGTTTTGCAACCCAATATTCTTACTTACAGCTGAATGACAAGGAAGCAATTGTGATGTTGCAGCCCGAAGCAAAAAAATATAGTTCTCACGTAAATGTGTTTGTAAAAGGCGGAAAGAACGACAAAACGGTAATTGAAGTTAATAAACCGTATAAAGTTGACGGATGGAAAGTATATCAGTTGAGTTATGATGAAAAATATGGAAAATGGTCTAAGCTAAGTGTGATCGAATTGGTTCGAGATCCTTGGCTTCCAGTTGTTTATTCCGGAATTTTAATGATGATAATTGGTGCTGTCTATTTGA from Flavobacterium sp. KACC 22763 includes these protein-coding regions:
- a CDS encoding Gfo/Idh/MocA family protein — protein: MGNRRIKWGIVGLGNIASQFASDLLLVENAELTAVASRDLAKAEEFGGKFNASRIYNSYDLLFEDSEVEVVYIATPHNSHAELSIKALESGKHVLCEKPMSLSYQDAQRMIEASKKNNVFFMEAFWTRFIPSLQDVLQKIGNGIIGDINYIKADFAFHGSEIENKRLFDKELGGGALFDIGVYPLFLSYILLGKPKEITAKAIKHKNDIDLQTSMILQYETAQSVLHASIVSESDMKAIISGTKGRIELNAPWFVADGYSLFINEEKEATFTLPALGKGYSHEIIECQNCILNNEIESTLWSHQNCLDLSGIVEEIKNQIGLPF
- a CDS encoding YifB family Mg chelatase-like AAA ATPase — its product is MLVKVYGSAVFGVEATTITVEVHMDKGIGYHLVGLPDNAIKESSFRIAAALKNNGFNFPGKKITVNMAPADLRKEGSSYDLTLAMGILVGSDQIKAPEIERYIIMGELSLDGSLQPIRGALPIAIKAKEEGYKGFFLPVQNVKEAAIVAGLDVYGVSNLQEIVDFFKGKGTLEPTVIDTRAEFYKTLDFPEHDFSDVRGQESIKRCMEIAAAGGHNIILIGPPGAGKTMLAKRVPSILPPMTLREALETTKIHSVAGKLKEVGLMNQRPFRSPHHTISNVALVGGGSYPQPGEISMAHNGVLFLDELPEFKRDVLEVMRQPLEDREVTISRAKFTITYPSSFMLVASMNPSPSGFFNDPSMPNTSSPHEMQRYMSKISGPLLDRIDIHIEVTPVPFEKLSDERKSESSVEIRKRVTAAREIQTKRFEAVENVHYNAQMSSKLIREYCVLDEPSKELLKTAMERLNLSARAYDRILKVSRTIADLDHSENIVSSHIAEAIQYRSLDREGWLG
- the nrfH gene encoding cytochrome c nitrite reductase small subunit; the encoded protein is MIKILNYLLPPRKWVPFVIMATGIGMGLFAYLLYVSNAVSYLSDDPKTCVNCHVMTPFYATWQHSSHARVTTCNDCHVPHNNALNKYFFKAKDGIYHATVFTWRAEPQVIHIKEAGTDVVQKNCQRCHGDLNSNVSTLGVTLETKQHGEGKLCWDCHREVPHGKVNSLSSVPNAQVPLLESPVPAWLQKQTDSIAAAKKENTNQTK
- the nrfA gene encoding ammonia-forming cytochrome c nitrite reductase translates to MKSKPWLGWVMFGVTMLAVFMLGLLVNSVMERRTEALFVNKTLAPVGEFESKNEVWGANYPREFQTYYETADTTFASKYGGGKMRDMLHDDPRMVVLWAGYAFSKDYNQGRGHFYALEDIYNTLRTGAPKGPQDGPQPSSCWVCKSPDVPRMMDKLGIDEFYKQTWAALGPEIVNPIGCADCHDSKTMNLKITRPALIEAYKEQGKDITKATHNEMRSLVCAQCHAEYYFDKKSVEGAARVKFPWKNGMTVENMEKYYDDIEFSDFTHALSKAPILKAQHPDYEIHQMGIHGQRGVSCADCHMPYKSEGGQKFTDHKIQSPLNNVANSCQVCHREEEKKLVANVNERQDKIHQIRIELEDQLVKAHLEAKLAWDKGATDAQMKDVLKLIRQAQWRWDFTAASHGGSFHAPLETARVITNGLNKAAEARIGLSKILASLGQTGPIQYPDISTKEKAQKFIGLDMTKEKANKAEFKKTVLPKWLEEAKKK
- a CDS encoding cytochrome c biogenesis protein ResB, which translates into the protein MEIFNLEKHKPVKKKLWNYPWNYKESFIIAIGLLFTGYLLQVSTRTNIKAIGAPVNYIIGGVFIGMLLLLHFTSRSHPWVKWLRSVPASVSAIGLVLIQAVIMGTLPQQNFVEGVKPDAFGFSFVLNSWPFLIAQLYFLTTLGLATLNRMTPWQWKNWGFVLNHLGLFIAMTAGILGSGDLKRYTMKLYENQLVWGAETEKGVMIPMPLAFELTSFDMETFAPKLAFADIKNNSIETKGVNALRMIAKGDSYDYKGYKIKVVDYIENSKFTGNGYFHVNEEGAAPSALIEVKSAVIDTTAWISCGSFATQYSYLQLNDKEAIVMLQPEAKKYSSHVNVFVKGGKNDKTVIEVNKPYKVDGWKVYQLSYDEKYGKWSKLSVIELVRDPWLPVVYSGILMMIIGAVYLIFKGRGTVV